The genomic stretch TCTTTCACTTCGATAACTCCTTTTGCTAACCACGGCATTTTAGATCTCCCATTTTTGCCGTAAAGTTTATCAATTTTCGTTACCTATGTCCCCGCACATTCGTTACCTATGTCTCCGGTCTGTACACTTTCGCAGGGATGATAAAGGAGTATGCAAAGATGATAGTTTAGGGGATATCGTAAAGAAGATGCGATAATAAATTCAGCATGACATGCTGTGAGTAGTTCTCTCAATTTCGTCACTCAGAGCCCTCCTTCAGGAGGGCGTGGAGTCTCTGCAATGTAACAAATAAGTACAGTATTGTGGACAGGTTGCAGAGATTCCACACCACCTCTTAAGGAGGTGGCTCTGAATGACGCTTCTCTAAATCTATAAATCATTTCTGATGACGTTTTATCCGTCACATACCATTAAGCTAACTCTCAAATTTCCAATAAAACATAAAATTTTATGCATATTATCTCTAATATGGTATAATGAGGGATCGGTTATAAATGAGGGAGAGAAAAATGGCAGGAGACATTGGTAAGGCTGGTATCAGACCACAAGAAACAATTTTAGATGAGAATAGTCCTATTGCTGCATTTGGAGAAAAAAGGCTCGTAGTTGTTGCAGCGCAAGATCTTCCTCCAGCAAGGTTTACAGGTGTTGGATCCATAGAAACTCATATTAAAACATTTGAAGAGTTGAGTGTCACCTCTTTAGAGGATCTGACGAGTGTTGATAAAGCAGATGTCCAAAGTCGATTAAATAGTCTTAAACAGATTGAGCCTGATTTAGATTCGACACAGCAGTCACTGTTACGTACGATTGTGAATCATCTTCAATTTGCTTTGGATACAAATTCTTCAGCACAGAGATTTATGTTAGGTCAAGCGAAAAAGGAGTTAGAAAAACTTCAGAGCAGCCTTGAAAGTCAAACGGATAAACCTCTTGATAATGAATCTCCAAAATCACGTACACCTGGGTTTGTAAGGCAGTTTGTTAATTTTTTAGTTGGATTGCTTTCTCGACCAGAAAAACCTGTGATGGAGGCCCAAAAACCAGAACCAGCGCCTGTGCCTGTTATTGTGCAAGAGTCTGTGGTTAAAACTTCACAAGTTTTAAGCACATCAAGTCCTGAATTTTCAAAAGGCAAGCAGGCCATTGCTGATAAGTTAAATCATGCGATTAATGCGTTGCCAAAAGATCTTCAAGGCGTTTCATATCATGAGGCGACAGAAGCGGCGTACGAACAAACATATCAGGATCTAAAACAAGAGTTAGAACAGTTTAGAAAGAGCTATAGACTGGATGTGCCTAAACAAGAAGATGATGATCATCTTCTTGCTGCTGAATATAATAAATTGAGAAGCTATCAAGAAAAGATAACACAGAGGGTAGATGCTCTCAAGGGACAGAAGTCTGTTGACCCAAAAGTTGTCTCTCCGGAAGATGCTGCTGCAGATGATGAATTTAGAAAAGCTGCGGAACAAGCAAAACGTCAGGGCTTTAAGGGGCAGGTACCAAAGTAGGCTTGTGATCTTAACCACAAAGTCATATACACATCGCCCTCTATTTTTCTCTTGCATTATCACAGGCGTCCATATATGACGGCGGTGGAGGGGTACGTCTTCAATGATCAAATTTATGCACTGTAGTTTGCCAAATGCGTCACTCAGAGGGCCTTCTTGGCCGCCAAGCACGCAGTGCGAGGGGGCAGGGCCCGTGGAGTCTCAGGGATTTAACAATTGAGTGCAGCTTTTTGTTGAAATTGCGCAGAGATTCCACGCCACCTTAAGGAGGTGGCTCTGAATGACCCCTCTTTATATCAAAAATCATAGTTGATGACGATTTAGGCGTGATAGAGGTGACTCTCAAATCCGCTCTTTCAAAAATTCATGGATATCTTTAGGTGCATATCTCTTCTTCGCATCTTTTGCTTGAAACTCTGTCATTAACCTTTGACACATATCCTCTGAGCATTTTTTGAATTGCGCCTCGAACTCTTCTTTTAAAGACAGTTGATTCTGCTCATCACGACGTTTTGTGAAATAACCATTCTCTTTAATATAGGCCTCAAATTCATTGATTCTTTTAACTAAATCATCAAATCCATCTTTTGTTTCCAAAGACAATAAACAAATCGGAACACTCCAGCCGTTTGCACGCTTTGATAAAAGCGCAAAGGATGATTTTAAATTCTTGTGTAATCTTTTGGCTGTGCTTTTTTGCTCGGCTTCAACCTTGTTAATGACAACGAAATCGGCAACCTCAAAAATGCCACGCTTTAAAGCCTGAATATCATCACCACTTTCAGGAAGCATTAGGTATAAAAAAACATCAACCATATGGCTGAGTTCAATCTCAGATTGTCCAACGCCAACAGTTTCAATTAAAATGCGGTCATAGCCAGCCGCTTCACAGAGTAGAATCACATCGCGCATACGCTGTGTGACGCCTCCTAAATGGCCTGAGGCAGGAGATGGACGCACAAAAGCCTGAGGGTGATTCGCAAGATCTGTCATGCGAATCTTATCGCCAAGAATTGCGCCTTTGTCATGAACGGAGCTCGGGTCAATTGCCAACACAGCAACGCGGTGACCTTCATTGGTAAGCTGCATGCCATATTGTTCAATAAAGGATGATTTTCCAACACCAGGCAATCCTGAAATGCCGATTCGAAGAGATTCTTTTGTTTTGGCTGAGATCATTTCCATCAGGTCAAGAGAGAGGAGATAGTCTTCATCTGTCTTTGATTCAAGCAATGTAATGGCCTGAGAAAGCGCCCTACGGTCTCCCTTGATGATTTGTTCTGCCCAGTCTTTAATTTTTTGTGCCATTGTTTTTCAGTGTAATAAAGTCAGAATTTCCTTGGCCGCTTTTTGTAAATCGGAGCCGGGGCCAAAGACGGATTTAACACCATGTTCTTTTAAAAAGGGAATGTCTTGAGGAGGGATAACACCGCCACAAACAACGATAATGTCTGAGGCTTTTTCAGCCTTTAGCATTTGCATGAGTGGCGGAATGAGAGTCTTATGAGCCGCAGCTAAAGTTGAGATGCCAATGATGTGAACGTCATTGTCAATCGCTTGTCTTGCGACTTCTTCAGGAGACTGAAACAGACCCCCAAGATCAACATCAAAGCCCATATCAGCAAAGGCTGAAGCCACAACTTTTGAGCCGCGATCATGACCATCTTGCCCAATTTTTGCAACCAAGATACGGGGACGACGGCCGTGCTTAGCTATAAATGAATCAATGTCTTTTTTAATATCCATGAATTGTTGCTCCTTTTGAAAGGCTCCGTATTAAACACCAGACATAGCGCTCATTTTCGGTTGAAAGCGTGTGAATGTCTTTTCAAGAGCAGCTGTCACTTCACCAAGCGTTGCCCGCAATCTCATTGCCTCAACCGCAAGAGCAAGAAGGTTTTGTGAAGAATCTGAGGCTGCTGCCTCTAATTGATTCAAGGCTTCTGTTACTTTTTTCTGATCTCTTTTTGCTTTTAATAATGTGAGATTTTCAATTTGAGCTGCTTTGAGCTTGCTATTGTCGATACTTAAAACCTCAACCATCTTCTCATCTTTAAGAGGATGCAGATTCACGCCCACGATTTTATCGTCTTTGCGCTCAAAGCGAATTTGCTTTTCAAGCGCTGCTTCTTCAATTTGAACACGGACCCACCCATCTTCAATCGCTGCAACCATGCCGCCGGACTCTTCAACATCATGGATTAATTTTCTTGCCTCTGAGATGAGTTGATCCGTTAAGGCTTCAACATAATAAGAGCCGCCAAGAGGATCAACAACAGAGGTTACATGAGTCTCTTCAGCAAGGATCAATTGTGTGTTCCGAGCAATACGGGCGGAAAAATCTGTTGGCAAGCCAAGGGCTTCATCAAAAGAATTGGTGTGTAGAGATTGTGTTCCCCCTAAAACAGCAGCAAGTGCCTCATAGGCAGTTCTGATAACATTGTTGTAAGGATCTTGTGCTTGGAGCGAAACGCCAGAGGTTTGACAATGAGTGCGCAACATGAGTGATTTATCATCTCGTGGTGAGAAGTGCTCTTTCATCAGCTCTGCCCAAAGCTGGCGTGCAGCTCTGAGTTTGGCTGCCTCCATAAAGATATTCATGCCAATGCCAAAAAAGAAAGAAAGACGCGGTGCAAAATCATCAACATTGAGTCCTGCTTTAATGGCGGTTCTGACATATTCAAGTCCATTGGCCAGTGTGAAAGCGAGTTCCTGTACTGCTGTTGCACCGGCTTCATGCATGTGATAGCCAGAGATTGAAATGGGGTTGAATTTGGGCATTTCTTTGGCGCAGTAGGCGATAATATCTGAAACAATTCGTAATGAGGCTTTGGGCGGATAAATATAGGTATTGCGGACTAAAAATTCTTTG from Alphaproteobacteria bacterium encodes the following:
- the meaB gene encoding methylmalonyl Co-A mutase-associated GTPase MeaB; its protein translation is MAQKIKDWAEQIIKGDRRALSQAITLLESKTDEDYLLSLDLMEMISAKTKESLRIGISGLPGVGKSSFIEQYGMQLTNEGHRVAVLAIDPSSVHDKGAILGDKIRMTDLANHPQAFVRPSPASGHLGGVTQRMRDVILLCEAAGYDRILIETVGVGQSEIELSHMVDVFLYLMLPESGDDIQALKRGIFEVADFVVINKVEAEQKSTAKRLHKNLKSSFALLSKRANGWSVPICLLSLETKDGFDDLVKRINEFEAYIKENGYFTKRRDEQNQLSLKEEFEAQFKKCSEDMCQRLMTEFQAKDAKKRYAPKDIHEFLKERI